From a region of the Lactuca sativa cultivar Salinas chromosome 4, Lsat_Salinas_v11, whole genome shotgun sequence genome:
- the LOC111886183 gene encoding OBERON-like protein gives MGTSSGSHFNNQPSPTMLPPRQQVRSTPLHTSLSLIPLPPDASGSPNLQERGSNSDQIRESPTESASSRDTWPDPLILSKKENDNNTPEHSVIHHISGSDKMSIRDVCRERVDLIAERMQNLPYEFLEKLKNDLRVLIEGSGGHQHREEYISLQKTVLGRGDLTEKTLTIAHRGQLEILVAVKTGIQAFLHPTVSLSQASLIEIFLYKRCRNIACGTQIPADDCSCEICTKRNGFCNLCMCVICTKFDFEVNTCRWIGCDVCSHWTHTDCAIRNGQIGVGPGRNGAGSGSGSGSGEMLFRCRACMRTSELFGWVKDVFYQCVPLWDRDALIRELEYVRRIFHRSEEVKGRKLYFKCEELLEKLKTGLGEGVACKSILSFFQEMDTGSPQETEEGRLIPPQEAFNRIADVVHEAIKKMEMVEEEKIRLVKKARLALEACDQELKDKSREMTSLNMERQKKKHQVDELESIVRLKQAEADMFDLKANEARREAERLQRIALAKTEKSEDDYANRYLKQRLHEAEAEKQYLFEKIRLQESSSRVSQGGDPMYNKIQDLLKNMYTTPSKGD, from the exons ATGGGCACTTCTTCTGGATCTCATTTCAACAATCAACCTTCACCAACAATGCTACCTCCACGTCAGCAAGTAAGATCCACACCTCTTCACACCTCTTTATCACTCATTCCACTTCCACCAGATGCTTCCGGATCACCAAATCTTCAAGAACGCGGCTCAAATTCCGATCAAATCCGCGaatcaccaaccgaaagtgcaagCTCCCGTGACACCTGGCCTGACCCTTTAATCCTATCCAAAAAGGAAAATGACAATAATACCCCTGAACACTCTGTCATCCACCATATCTCAGGGTCAGATAAAATGTCCATTAGAGATGTATGTAGGGAAAGAGTGGATCTAATTGcagaaagaatgcagaatctacCTTACGAGTTCTTAGAGAAGCTAAAGAACGATCTTCGAGTTCTTATTGAAGGATCTGGTGGTCATCAACACCGAGAAGAATACATTTCTCTTCAGAAAACAGTTTTAGGTCGAGGTGATTTGACCGAAAAGACCCTCACAATAGCTCACAGAGGCCAACTAGAGATTCTAGTTGCTGTCAAGACTGGAATACAAGCATTTTTACACCCAACTGTAAGTCTCTCACAAGCTTCCCTCATAGAAATCTTTTTATACAAAAGGTGTAGGAACATCGCGTGTGGGACCCAAATTCCAGCTGATGATTGTTCTTGTGAGATTTGTACTAAAAGAAACGGGTTTTGTAACctttgtatgtgtgtgatttgTACAAAGTTTGATTTTGAGGTGAATACATGTCGATGGATTGGGTGTGATGTTTGTTCTCATTGGACACACACAGATTGTGCTATAAGAAACGGGCAGATTGGTGTGGGCCCGGGTAGAAATGGGGCAGGATCCGGATCCGGGTCCGGGTCCGGGGAGATGCTTTTTAGGTGTCGGGCATGTATGAGAACATCTGAGTTATTCGGGTGGGTGAAAGATGTGTTTTATCAGTGTGTTCCTTTGTGGGATCGTGATGCTTTGATTAGAGAGCTTGAATATGTTAGAAGAATATTTCATAGAAGTGAAGAAGTTAAAGGGAGGAAATTGTATTTCAAATGTGAAGAGCTTTTGGAAAAATTGAAAACCGGATTGGGTGAAGGTGTAGCTTGTAAATCCATATTGTCATTTTTTCAAG AAATGGACACGGGGTCCCCACAAGAAACAGAAGAAGGGCGATTAATCCCACCACAAGAAGCTTTTAACCGAATAGCCGATGTAGTCCATGAAGCAATTAAAAAAATGGAAATGGTAGAAGAAGAAAAAATACGTTTAGTTAAAAAAGCGCGATTAGCCCTAGAAGCATGTGATCAAGAACTCAAAGATAAATCCCGGGAAATGACGTCACTTAACATGGAAAGACAAAAAAAGAAACATCAAGTAGATGAGCTTGAAAGCATTGTGAGACTTAAACAAGCGGAAGCGGACATGTTTGACTTAAAAGCTAATGAAGCTAGAAGAGAAGCCGAGAGACTTCAAAGGATTGCTCTTGCCAAAACGGAAAAGTCGGAGGATGATTATGCAAATAGGTATTTGAAACAACGGTTGCATGAGGCGGAAGCTGAGAAACAATATTTATTTGAGAAAATAAGGTTGCAAGAGAGTTCATCGAGGGTGTCACAAGGAGGTGATCCGATGTATAATAAGATCCAAGATTTGCTTAAGAACATGTATACCACACCTTCCAAAGGAGACTGA
- the LOC111886233 gene encoding glucan endo-1,3-beta-glucosidase 12: protein MAQAFIKMLLLITIFSIHKLDGQFEDWCVADEQTPDEELQRAVVWACENGADCSKIQPNQPCFLPNTIKDHASFAFNSYFQRMKAHGATCYFNAAALVTDLDPSHGSCKFEIHG from the exons ATGGCACAAGCTTTCATCAAAATGCTTCTTCTTATCACCATTTTCTCAATACATAAATTAG ATGGGCAATTTGAAGATTGGTGTGTAGCTGATGAGCAAACCCCAGATGAAGAATTGCAAAGGGCAGTTGTTTGGGCATGTGAAAATGGTGCAGATTGTAGCAAGATTCAACCAAACCAGCCTTGTTTTCTGCCAAATACAATCAAGGATCATGCATCTTTTGCATTCAATAGCTATTTTCAAAGGATGAAAGCACATGGAGCCACTTGCTATTTCAATGCAGCTGCCCTTGTCACTGATCTTGATCCAA GTCATGGCTCTTGCAAGTTTGAAATTCATGGATGA